A window of the Sabethes cyaneus chromosome 1, idSabCyanKW18_F2, whole genome shotgun sequence genome harbors these coding sequences:
- the LOC128745637 gene encoding uncharacterized protein LOC128745637: MGFLINHRRQVLDLRWAFLVASLLKLVVLTSSDGIKLPDQTDAALAHPVEGKSSEIPVVNPVTGEGRRQGKHLLDFVGLGTGQNVDPYLGRTNAQCLNGELADCFKSQALNTFTDFFAKDVYQLTSEARIVRLPETQVRSLQYEGFEYSEEPRQLDSEWDQLYKFGLRQLERFIKSTALEFEIPEELTEGGRYSARFIDEISDEIDVIEDKKAPLFTRHRLKKIFIPLLIILKIFKLKLLFFLPVILGLASFKKLLGFAAIIIPGIIGYLKLFRPNQSCCTNDLFANNYQPQYSPQGIGSVSYNPFKPYQSHYSRPEPNFAGPYGNYYRDGSDLKAGGVKFADEQAYQGYSQYRSNDKDIKAEKQ; encoded by the exons ATGGGTTTCTTGATAAACCATCGTCGGCAAGTGCTTGATCTACGGTGGGCATTTTTAGTGGCATCCTTGTTGAAACTAGTGGTTTTGACATCCAGTGACGGAATAAAACTGCCGGATCAAACGGATGCTGCCCTAGCGCATCCAGTTGAAGGAAAATCTTCCGAAATACCCGTAGTTAATCCGGTGACAGGCGAAGGCCGTCGGCAAGGCAAACATTTGCTCGATTTTGTCGGTTTGGGTACAGGCCAGAATGTGGATCCATACTTAGGCCGGACGAACGCTCAGTGTCTGAATGGAGAACTTGCTGATTGCTTCAAATCACAAGCCCTCAATACATTCACCGACTTTTTTGCAAAAGATGTTTACCA GTTAACATCAGAAGCTCGAATCGTCCGACTACCGGAAACTCAAGTTCGCTCCCTACAATACGAAGGATTCGAGTACTCCGAAGAACCTCGCCAGCTGGATTCGGAGTGGGACCAGCTGTATAAATTTGGACTCCGTCAGCTTGAGCGTTTTATCAAATCCACGGCCCTAGAGTTTGAAATTCCGGAAGAACTCACAGAAGGTGGTCGCTACTCGGCTCGATTCATAGATGAAATTTCCGACGAAATCGACGTCATCGAAGATAAGAAAGCCCCTCTTTTCACACGTCATCGACTGAAGAAGATATTCATTCCACTGCTGATCATTTTGAAAATCTTCAAACTGAAACTTTTATTCTTCCTGCCAGTCATATTGGGCTTGGCCAGTTTTAAGAAACTTCTCGGCTTTGCTGCAATCATAATTCCCGGCATCATCGGTTACCTGAAGTTGTTCCGGCCGAATCAAAGCTGCTGTACAAATGATTTGTTCGCAAACAATTACCAACCGCAGTATTCCCCACAAGGAATCGGCTCGGTCAGTTACAACCCGTTTAAACCCTATCAGAGCCATTACTCGCGTCCGGAACCGAACTTTGCCGGTCCCTATGGCAATTACTACCGTGATGGTTCGGATCTGAAGGCCGGTGGTGTAAAGTTTGCCGATGAGCAGGCCTATCAGGGCTACTCGCAATACCGAAGCAACGATAAGGACATAAAGGCAGAAAAACAGTAG